One genomic segment of Bifidobacterium breve DSM 20213 = JCM 1192 includes these proteins:
- a CDS encoding glycosyltransferase family 2 protein, translated as MNPTANSDIHEAVVDAISARPYTHRQDVDAGIVAVVTVEADMRFLNATLRSLLTQSVLPGVIVIADATGLTTRSVQTSFEVIHSPAGPAMEVPQAKQVSVQVVRAKGARSFGDAVSKALAAADLDSSTRAVWMLHDDSRPSDNWCLERLLEAWRNASGAGILGCKQCDWGGTQLHDVGMYAGNHAVHSLVVDGEPDQEQYDGRQDVFAVSLAGALVPLSQLRRLKGINHWFTTYSESVDFCRRVCLSGRRVVIVPQAEISHRRARYEGIRTRGGEPLNEESAINPAMTVARSQQRYLYTDIARSAWMVVWLWRLLRSFGMAIAMLFRKKPYEAWVQLCLPWLALTSIAGAMRSRSLVTRQSKVSMSSLQVLTADRQQIKQFHDRRDAFMAQKGLVLLSPLERAHLRIRLMRRWAGALGLAVVCFVAVMLLYWPVFRSLFSDGSLYSNALLPTGASFEQLVQSATTPWVFGSGVGLPAPPTPWLLVLMVASIVTAGHVPAALGLILFAAAPLSALSFWALAGIFTRSDVVRVLGGLLWASTGMMFGWYAQANLPMLTVLVFLPAAFAFVFRAVGMYHTEDPLKPHPSVQAAAISALCFVPVVAAEPQLLLALIVVFLIFLLFVQRKRAALLLIPVPAAFAVAPTILNSIRYADEGFWRQLFGDIMLPSSAQNGSPASLSLLESAQRALGWNPLSGQAVDIAMAVVFIAITILAVASLVLPFALRTSRLMWVVIVCGGVLAMSSSRIAISVDADGVVAGSAQPGMLMMIMGFLACVCLVAGGAVKRFLPLHSSSGEQTTENRLHPLIVFGRAVLAVLLAVCIGIQCWYGLVRHQDEGLNVSGSGLPMVVTDYLESGVDHRVLAVSAQTRNTVNYTVMRTSRGDLIDSSPVERVRLLDGKHDDVDQVLAKACATLLSNPDEQAIADISALGFGGIYVVADTQSDADTVPYEQLSTNIAASDGTQSLVSTDAGSYYRLTLQNADAQNVDTSWQQRTQQSAWRYAWLICLSVILVLYCLVAVPRRRLLAGLEVEA; from the coding sequence ATGAATCCGACAGCGAATAGCGATATCCATGAAGCTGTGGTCGATGCCATATCGGCAAGGCCATACACGCACCGGCAGGATGTGGATGCCGGCATAGTGGCGGTAGTCACCGTTGAAGCGGATATGCGTTTTCTCAATGCCACGCTTCGCTCGCTGCTCACGCAAAGCGTATTGCCGGGCGTTATCGTCATAGCCGATGCCACTGGGCTCACAACGCGATCGGTGCAAACTTCATTTGAGGTGATCCACTCACCTGCAGGTCCCGCAATGGAGGTGCCGCAGGCAAAGCAGGTGAGCGTGCAAGTGGTGCGTGCCAAGGGGGCGCGTTCATTTGGTGATGCCGTATCCAAGGCGCTCGCCGCCGCCGATCTTGATTCTTCCACGCGTGCGGTGTGGATGCTGCATGATGATTCCCGTCCTTCGGATAACTGGTGCCTGGAGCGATTGCTCGAGGCGTGGCGCAATGCTTCCGGAGCCGGCATCCTAGGATGCAAACAGTGCGATTGGGGAGGCACCCAATTGCATGATGTTGGTATGTACGCCGGCAATCATGCCGTGCACTCCCTCGTGGTCGACGGTGAGCCCGATCAAGAGCAATATGATGGTCGGCAGGATGTTTTCGCGGTTTCCCTTGCGGGAGCATTGGTTCCGTTATCGCAACTCAGACGACTGAAGGGCATTAATCATTGGTTCACTACCTACAGTGAATCGGTTGACTTCTGCCGCCGTGTCTGCTTAAGCGGCAGGCGCGTGGTTATTGTGCCGCAGGCGGAAATCTCGCATCGTCGCGCACGCTATGAGGGCATCCGTACCCGTGGCGGCGAACCGTTGAATGAGGAGAGTGCCATCAATCCGGCCATGACGGTGGCTCGTTCGCAGCAGCGGTATCTGTACACCGACATTGCACGCTCGGCATGGATGGTGGTATGGCTGTGGCGTTTATTGCGTAGTTTCGGCATGGCCATCGCGATGTTGTTCCGCAAAAAGCCATATGAGGCATGGGTGCAGCTGTGTCTGCCGTGGTTGGCGTTGACCTCCATCGCCGGTGCCATGCGATCGCGCAGTCTGGTGACTCGGCAATCCAAAGTGTCCATGTCCTCATTGCAGGTGCTGACTGCCGATCGCCAGCAAATCAAGCAATTCCATGACCGTCGTGACGCGTTCATGGCCCAGAAGGGGCTGGTATTGCTGAGCCCTCTGGAACGTGCCCATCTCAGGATTCGTCTGATGCGCCGCTGGGCGGGGGCCTTGGGATTGGCCGTGGTGTGCTTTGTAGCGGTGATGCTGCTGTATTGGCCGGTGTTCCGTTCGCTGTTCTCTGACGGATCGTTGTATTCCAATGCGTTGTTGCCCACGGGCGCAAGTTTCGAGCAATTGGTGCAGTCCGCCACTACGCCGTGGGTGTTTGGATCCGGCGTTGGCCTTCCCGCACCCCCCACGCCGTGGCTGTTGGTATTGATGGTCGCGTCCATCGTCACTGCTGGTCATGTTCCTGCCGCCTTGGGACTGATCTTGTTTGCCGCTGCGCCGTTGAGCGCCTTGTCATTCTGGGCACTGGCGGGTATCTTTACGCGTTCGGATGTCGTCCGTGTGCTGGGCGGATTGCTATGGGCCTCAACCGGCATGATGTTTGGCTGGTATGCACAGGCGAATCTTCCCATGCTCACTGTTCTGGTGTTTTTGCCTGCCGCTTTTGCATTCGTGTTCCGTGCAGTGGGCATGTACCACACCGAGGATCCGTTGAAGCCTCACCCGTCCGTACAAGCCGCGGCCATCTCCGCGTTGTGCTTTGTTCCCGTGGTGGCCGCTGAGCCGCAACTGCTGCTGGCGTTGATTGTGGTATTCCTTATTTTCCTGCTGTTCGTGCAGCGCAAGCGCGCCGCATTATTGCTGATTCCCGTGCCTGCAGCTTTTGCCGTGGCCCCCACCATTCTCAACTCCATCCGATACGCAGACGAAGGATTTTGGCGTCAGCTGTTCGGCGATATCATGTTGCCTTCCTCGGCGCAGAACGGATCGCCGGCCTCATTGAGCCTGCTTGAATCGGCTCAACGGGCGTTGGGCTGGAATCCTTTGTCCGGACAGGCCGTCGATATTGCAATGGCTGTGGTCTTCATAGCGATTACCATCCTGGCGGTTGCCTCGTTGGTGTTGCCTTTTGCACTGAGAACATCACGACTGATGTGGGTGGTCATCGTCTGCGGCGGTGTGCTGGCCATGTCTTCAAGCCGTATTGCCATCTCAGTCGATGCTGATGGCGTGGTGGCGGGTTCCGCCCAGCCCGGCATGCTGATGATGATCATGGGTTTCCTGGCCTGTGTCTGTCTGGTGGCCGGCGGTGCCGTCAAGCGGTTCCTTCCGCTGCATTCTTCGTCCGGCGAGCAGACCACGGAGAATCGTCTTCACCCGTTGATTGTCTTCGGTCGTGCCGTTCTTGCGGTGTTGCTGGCTGTCTGCATCGGTATTCAATGTTGGTATGGACTGGTGCGCCATCAAGATGAGGGACTTAATGTTTCCGGTTCCGGCCTGCCCATGGTGGTCACCGATTACCTGGAGTCCGGAGTGGACCATCGTGTGCTGGCGGTCAGCGCTCAGACACGCAATACGGTCAATTACACGGTGATGCGCACCTCCAGAGGCGATTTGATCGATAGTTCGCCGGTGGAACGGGTGCGTTTGCTCGATGGCAAGCATGATGACGTCGATCAGGTGCTGGCCAAGGCGTGCGCGACTTTGCTGTCCAATCCGGACGAGCAGGCGATTGCCGATATCAGCGCTCTTGGTTTTGGTGGCATCTATGTGGTCGCCGATACGCAATCCGATGCCGATACAGTGCCTTACGAACAGTTGAGCACCAATATCGCCGCTTCGGACGGCACGCAGTCGCTGGTCTCCACCGATGCCGGCAGCTATTACCGACTCACGCTGCAGAACGCCGATGCCCAGAATGTTGACACCTCTTGGCAGCAGCGTACACAGCAGAGCGCTTGGCGATATGCATGGCTGATTTGCCTATCGGTGATTCTGGTGCTGTATTGCCTTGTCGCAGTGCCGCGCAGACGGTTGCTTGCCGGATTGGAGGTGGAAGCATGA